The following are encoded in a window of Pseudomonas multiresinivorans genomic DNA:
- a CDS encoding cobalt-precorrin-5B (C(1))-methyltransferase codes for MRDETPEEPRPLRSGYTTGSCATATSLAAARLLLTGEVLDAAQIVLPKARCATLRLEFCRRTAEGAEAGTLKDAGDDPDVTHGALVFARVVLSDEPGVRFHAGEGVGTVTKPGLVLPVGEPAINPVPRQMMRDNLAALAAECGYAGGFEVTIHIEGGAELAQKTMNPRLGILGGLSILGTTGIVRPFSCSAYIASIQQGIDVARANGFRHLAACTGNASEDAMRRRYGFDDTALIEMGDFAGAALKHLRKVPVERFSVCGGFGKISKLAAGHMDLHSRHSSIDLPQLAEWATGIGASAELQQRMREANTSQQALALCRAEGVALGDAVCARALAFARRIVPAEVQLEVFAIDRQGNLVGEALEVR; via the coding sequence ATGCGTGACGAAACCCCCGAAGAACCCCGCCCGCTGCGCAGCGGCTACACCACCGGCAGTTGCGCCACGGCCACCAGCCTGGCGGCGGCGCGCCTGTTGCTCACTGGAGAAGTGCTGGATGCCGCGCAGATCGTCCTGCCCAAGGCGCGCTGCGCGACCCTGCGCCTGGAGTTCTGCCGGCGCACTGCCGAGGGCGCCGAAGCCGGCACGCTGAAGGATGCCGGCGACGACCCGGACGTGACCCATGGTGCGCTGGTGTTCGCCCGTGTCGTGCTGAGCGATGAGCCGGGTGTGCGCTTCCATGCCGGGGAGGGCGTCGGCACGGTCACCAAACCGGGGTTGGTCCTGCCGGTGGGTGAGCCGGCGATCAACCCGGTGCCGCGTCAGATGATGCGTGACAACCTCGCCGCGCTGGCGGCCGAGTGTGGCTATGCCGGCGGCTTCGAGGTGACGATCCATATCGAGGGCGGCGCCGAGCTGGCGCAGAAGACCATGAACCCGCGCCTGGGCATTCTCGGTGGCCTGTCGATCCTCGGCACCACCGGCATCGTCCGGCCGTTCTCCTGTTCGGCCTACATCGCCTCGATTCAGCAGGGCATCGACGTCGCCCGCGCCAATGGCTTCCGCCATCTTGCCGCCTGCACCGGCAACGCCAGCGAGGACGCCATGCGCCGTCGCTATGGTTTCGACGACACCGCGCTGATCGAGATGGGCGATTTCGCCGGCGCCGCGCTCAAGCACTTGCGCAAGGTGCCGGTGGAGCGCTTCAGCGTCTGCGGCGGCTTCGGCAAGATCAGCAAGCTCGCCGCCGGCCACATGGACCTGCACAGCCGCCACTCCAGTATCGACCTGCCGCAACTGGCCGAGTGGGCTACCGGGATCGGTGCTTCGGCGGAGCTGCAGCAGCGCATGCGCGAGGCCAATACCAGCCAGCAGGCGCTGGCGCTATGCCGCGCTGAAGGTGTCGCCCTGGGCGATGCCGTCTGCGCCCGTGCGCTGGCCTTTGCTCGGCGCATCGTGCCCGCCGAAGTACAACTGGAAGTCTTCGCCATCGACCGCCAGGGCAACCTGGTGGGCGAAGCGCTGGAGGTGAGATGA
- a CDS encoding precorrin-8X methylmutase codes for MLDYIRDGQAIYRQSFATIRAEADLTGIPADLEKLAVRVIHASGMVDVVQDLRFSAGAGAIGRAALAAGAPILCDARMVAEGITRARLPAHNEVICTLNDPDVPALARELGNTRSAVALEHWREHLEGAVVVIGNAPTALFYLLEMLDAGAPKPALILGFPVGFVGAMESKDALAADSRGVPYVIVRGRRGGSAMAAAAVNALATEVE; via the coding sequence ATGCTTGATTACATTCGCGACGGCCAGGCGATCTATCGCCAATCCTTCGCCACCATCCGCGCCGAAGCCGACCTCACGGGCATCCCGGCCGACCTGGAGAAACTGGCCGTGCGCGTGATCCACGCCAGCGGCATGGTCGACGTGGTGCAGGACCTGCGCTTCTCCGCAGGCGCCGGTGCCATCGGCCGCGCGGCGCTGGCCGCGGGCGCGCCGATCCTCTGCGATGCGCGGATGGTCGCCGAGGGCATCACCCGTGCGCGCCTGCCGGCCCACAACGAGGTGATCTGCACACTCAACGATCCGGACGTCCCGGCGCTCGCTCGCGAGCTAGGCAACACCCGCTCGGCGGTGGCCCTGGAGCACTGGCGCGAGCACCTCGAAGGCGCCGTGGTGGTGATCGGCAACGCGCCGACCGCCCTCTTCTACCTGCTGGAAATGCTCGACGCCGGCGCGCCGAAACCGGCACTGATCCTCGGCTTCCCGGTGGGTTTCGTCGGCGCCATGGAGTCCAAGGACGCCCTCGCCGCCGACAGCCGCGGCGTGCCCTACGTGATCGTCCGCGGTCGTCGTGGCGGCAGCGCGATGGCGGCCGCGGCGGTGAACGCTCTCGCCACGGAGGTGGAGTGA
- a CDS encoding ATP-binding protein produces MSALPHFPLAAVVGADELKLALCLAAIDPAIGGVLIEGPRGMAKSTLARGVADLLDGGRFVTLPLGASEERIVGTLDLDAALGEGRAQFSPGVLAHAHGGVLYVDEVNLLPDHLVDLLLDVAASGVNLIERDGLSHSHPARFVLIGTMNPEEGELRPQLLDRFGLKVQLHGTPAPSERAEIVRRRLAFDADPQAFLAQWQGAQQALQQRCVDARQGLAAIALDDAALNEIAERCHAAGVDGLRADLVWLRAARAHAAWRGANAIEAQDIEAVEHFALAHRRRPAPPQSATPQQPSSSQAQAPSNASNGEGQWGELPAQNVAMGERRQLTGWPKKP; encoded by the coding sequence ATGAGCGCCCTTCCCCACTTCCCCCTGGCCGCCGTCGTCGGCGCCGATGAGCTGAAGCTGGCCCTGTGCCTGGCGGCCATCGATCCCGCCATCGGTGGCGTGCTGATCGAAGGGCCACGCGGGATGGCCAAGTCCACCCTGGCGCGTGGCGTGGCCGACCTGCTCGATGGCGGGCGCTTCGTCACCCTGCCGCTGGGCGCCAGCGAGGAGCGCATCGTCGGCACCCTCGACCTGGACGCGGCGCTGGGTGAAGGCCGCGCGCAGTTCTCGCCCGGTGTGCTGGCCCATGCCCACGGCGGCGTGCTCTATGTGGATGAAGTGAACCTGCTGCCCGACCACCTCGTCGACCTGCTGCTCGACGTAGCTGCCAGCGGGGTCAACCTGATCGAGCGCGACGGCCTGTCCCACAGCCACCCGGCGCGCTTCGTGCTGATCGGCACCATGAACCCCGAGGAAGGCGAACTGCGCCCGCAACTGCTGGACCGCTTCGGCCTCAAGGTGCAACTGCACGGCACCCCGGCGCCCAGCGAGCGCGCCGAGATCGTCCGCCGCCGGCTGGCCTTCGATGCCGATCCGCAGGCCTTCCTCGCCCAATGGCAAGGAGCGCAGCAAGCGCTGCAACAGCGCTGTGTCGATGCCCGGCAAGGCCTTGCCGCGATTGCGCTGGATGATGCTGCATTGAACGAGATCGCCGAGCGCTGCCACGCCGCTGGCGTCGACGGCCTGCGCGCCGACCTGGTCTGGTTGCGCGCAGCCCGTGCCCACGCCGCCTGGCGCGGCGCCAACGCCATCGAGGCGCAGGACATCGAGGCGGTGGAACACTTCGCCCTCGCCCATCGTCGCCGCCCTGCACCACCGCAATCGGCAACGCCGCAGCAACCTTCGTCCAGTCAGGCACAAGCACCGTCCAACGCCTCCAACGGCGAAGGCCAATGGGGTGAACTCCCCGCCCAGAACGTCGCCATGGGCGAACGCCGACAGTTGACGGGCTGGCCAAAAAAGCCCTGA
- the cobG gene encoding precorrin-3B synthase, which produces MQDSSALPVRPHACPGLLRIVASRDGGICRIKLPCGQLDAHAARAIAQAAERHADGVLEATNRANLQIRGVHAGAENALSHELLAAGLGPRELASDDVRNLLVSPALGLDAATAFDAAPLARQLLDLLERTPRFHGLSPKFGIQLDGGEALAMLEHPNDLWLSAMSDDAAPLFAFGLAGCPPQNETDRPALAAVSAEQVPLLVKTLLHLFLDLAGDGQTRMRHLREMLRDEVLLERLQQRLPFALQLGPAVDNWRRPAPKAFGHLGIQPQRQPERAMVGAGFVLGRLDSATLFGLADLAERFSGGQLRLTPWQSLILPEVAQVDAAVALGALGGLGLVIDAAQPLSRIVACSGSSGCARGLADTKADALRLAERLRHAPPAGVHLCGCPRSCAAAHVAPYTLLAVADGRYDLFRRADGVAGFGLPLARNLSLDAAGDLLAAPGASTDA; this is translated from the coding sequence GTGCAAGACTCCTCAGCTCTGCCCGTCCGCCCGCATGCCTGCCCCGGCCTGCTGCGCATCGTGGCCTCCCGCGATGGCGGCATCTGCCGTATCAAGCTGCCCTGTGGGCAACTCGACGCCCACGCTGCGCGAGCCATTGCCCAGGCCGCCGAGCGCCATGCCGATGGCGTGCTGGAAGCGACCAACCGCGCCAACCTGCAGATTCGCGGCGTGCATGCTGGCGCTGAAAATGCGCTGAGCCATGAACTGTTGGCCGCCGGCCTCGGCCCGCGTGAATTGGCGTCGGATGATGTGCGCAATCTGCTGGTCAGCCCGGCGCTCGGCCTCGACGCCGCCACGGCTTTCGACGCTGCTCCGCTGGCCCGCCAACTGCTCGACCTGCTGGAGCGCACGCCGCGCTTCCATGGCCTGTCGCCCAAGTTCGGCATTCAGCTGGACGGTGGCGAAGCCCTGGCAATGCTGGAACACCCCAACGATCTCTGGCTGTCGGCGATGTCTGACGATGCAGCACCGCTGTTCGCCTTCGGCCTGGCCGGTTGTCCGCCACAGAACGAGACGGATCGCCCCGCCCTCGCCGCCGTGTCCGCCGAGCAGGTGCCCCTGCTGGTGAAAACCTTGCTGCATCTGTTCCTCGACCTCGCCGGCGACGGCCAGACACGCATGCGCCACCTGCGCGAGATGCTCCGCGACGAAGTGCTGCTGGAGCGCCTGCAGCAACGCCTGCCCTTCGCGTTGCAACTTGGTCCGGCTGTGGATAACTGGCGACGCCCTGCGCCGAAAGCTTTCGGTCATCTCGGGATTCAGCCTCAGCGCCAGCCGGAACGCGCCATGGTCGGCGCGGGATTCGTCCTCGGACGCCTCGACAGCGCCACACTGTTCGGCCTCGCCGATCTCGCCGAGCGCTTCAGCGGCGGGCAGCTGCGGCTGACACCCTGGCAAAGCCTGATCCTGCCGGAGGTGGCCCAGGTGGATGCCGCCGTTGCGCTAGGCGCACTGGGCGGCCTCGGCCTGGTGATCGACGCTGCGCAGCCGCTGTCGCGCATCGTCGCGTGCAGTGGCTCCAGCGGCTGTGCGCGAGGGCTGGCCGATACCAAGGCCGATGCCTTGCGCCTCGCCGAACGCCTGCGCCACGCGCCACCAGCCGGCGTGCACCTGTGCGGCTGCCCACGCTCCTGCGCCGCCGCCCACGTCGCCCCCTACACCCTGCTGGCCGTTGCCGACGGCCGCTATGACCTGTTCCGTCGCGCCGATGGCGTGGCCGGCTTCGGCCTGCCGCTGGCGCGCAACCTTTCCCTCGATGCCGCGGGCGACCTGCTCGCCGCACCCGGAGCTTCCACCGATGCTTGA
- a CDS encoding cobalt-precorrin-6A reductase, with product MKRVLLLGGIGEALAIARRLGPQHLYSLAGLGKVPDDLACEVRVGGYGGAEGLAGFIREQGFDLLLDATHPYAAQISANAAYAAELAGVPCWALRRPGWQAGAGDDWREVADWGALIEALMAFRRPLFTLGREPLEHLDEIPTHQHWTVRCLQSLPGNASAEVLGARGPFTLEGERELFERLGTDVLVSKNSGSQATEPKLQVARERGVPVLTLARPLLPTVDCEFDSIDSLWAALEGRLL from the coding sequence ATGAAACGCGTACTACTGCTGGGCGGCATCGGTGAGGCGCTGGCTATCGCCCGGCGCCTCGGTCCGCAGCATCTCTACAGCTTGGCTGGCCTCGGCAAGGTGCCGGACGACCTCGCCTGCGAAGTGCGCGTGGGTGGTTACGGTGGCGCCGAAGGCCTGGCCGGATTCATCCGCGAACAGGGCTTCGACCTCCTGCTCGATGCGACTCATCCCTATGCTGCGCAGATCAGTGCCAACGCCGCCTATGCTGCGGAGCTGGCCGGTGTGCCGTGCTGGGCGCTGCGGCGGCCCGGCTGGCAGGCGGGTGCTGGCGACGACTGGCGCGAGGTCGCCGATTGGGGTGCGCTGATCGAAGCGCTGATGGCGTTTCGTCGTCCGTTGTTCACCCTGGGCCGCGAGCCGCTGGAGCATCTGGACGAGATTCCCACCCACCAGCACTGGACGGTGCGCTGTCTGCAAAGCCTGCCCGGCAACGCGAGCGCCGAAGTGCTCGGCGCGCGTGGACCGTTCACCCTGGAGGGCGAGCGCGAGCTGTTCGAGCGCCTCGGCACCGACGTACTGGTCAGCAAGAACAGTGGTAGCCAGGCCACCGAGCCCAAGCTGCAGGTCGCCCGCGAGCGCGGTGTGCCGGTGCTGACTCTGGCGCGGCCATTGCTGCCAACGGTGGATTGCGAGTTCGACAGCATCGACTCGCTGTGGGCTGCCTTGGAGGGTCGCCTTTTGTAG
- a CDS encoding vWA domain-containing protein translates to MCPRQAPGADANPRPGRLAGGRSGARQQGTHGRIDWPATLRNGHPQRRADLVLRARSHKPAELWLVIVDASASTRRHGALAQAKGLLADTFEQAYRRRARLAVLHATGTKPRWLWQGQKASSQLQEWLEQLGAGGGTPLIEALEQARGWLDKRQRQKPAEHQRLLVLTDGRLRDWPTLQPMGCPTVLVDIEGGAVRLGRAEKLAQELGAEYRRIAEISGSYC, encoded by the coding sequence ATCTGCCCACGCCAGGCCCCAGGCGCGGATGCCAACCCCCGACCCGGCCGGCTCGCCGGCGGCCGCAGCGGCGCCCGCCAACAGGGCACGCATGGCCGCATCGACTGGCCTGCCACCCTGCGCAACGGCCACCCGCAACGCCGCGCCGACCTGGTGCTGCGCGCCCGCAGCCACAAGCCCGCCGAACTCTGGTTGGTAATCGTCGACGCCTCCGCCAGCACCCGCCGCCACGGCGCCCTCGCCCAGGCCAAAGGGCTGCTCGCCGACACGTTCGAACAGGCCTATCGCCGCCGCGCGCGCCTCGCCGTGCTGCATGCCACCGGCACGAAGCCGCGCTGGCTGTGGCAGGGCCAGAAGGCATCGAGTCAGCTGCAGGAGTGGCTGGAGCAACTCGGCGCCGGCGGCGGCACCCCTTTGATCGAGGCGCTTGAGCAAGCCCGCGGATGGCTGGACAAGCGCCAGCGACAGAAGCCTGCGGAACATCAGCGACTGCTGGTGCTCACCGATGGCCGCCTGCGAGACTGGCCGACGTTGCAGCCGATGGGCTGCCCGACTGTGCTGGTGGATATCGAGGGTGGCGCGGTGCGGCTTGGCCGCGCAGAAAAACTGGCGCAGGAGCTGGGCGCGGAGTATCGGCGGATCGCTGAGATTTCGGGCTCCTATTGCTAA
- the cbiE gene encoding precorrin-6y C5,15-methyltransferase (decarboxylating) subunit CbiE — MTPWLTIVGIGEDGYAGLGKAARRTLLAASQVIGAPRQLELLPHCLGANRQAWPSPFSLEPVLRRRGEPTCVLASGDPMLFGVGASLARQIPSEEMLVLCAPSSASLAAARMGWALQDCTLLSLVARPLAALNAQVHEGAKLLILSNDGSSPAAIAALLRERGFGASRLSVLEHLGGEAERRIDGLASDWSQGEAAALNLVAVQCVAGMDAVRLPLTTGLPDDAYRHDGQLTKRDVRAVTLARLAPKPGELLWDVGAGCGSIGIEWMRAHPSCRTLAIEANEGRQEHIRFNRDALGVPALQLVCGAAPEALLGLERPDAIFIGGGVTLAGVFEQCWEQLKPGGRLVANAVTLQSESMLLSWRARIGGELTRLSVSQAQPLGGFDTWRAALPITLLEVWKE, encoded by the coding sequence ATGACGCCCTGGCTGACCATCGTCGGTATCGGCGAGGACGGTTACGCCGGCCTCGGCAAGGCCGCGCGCCGAACCTTGCTCGCCGCCAGCCAAGTGATTGGCGCGCCCCGCCAGCTGGAGCTGCTGCCGCATTGCCTGGGCGCCAACCGCCAGGCCTGGCCGAGCCCGTTCAGCCTGGAGCCGGTGCTGCGCCGGCGCGGTGAGCCGACGTGTGTGCTGGCCAGCGGTGACCCGATGCTGTTCGGCGTCGGCGCGAGCCTTGCCCGTCAGATTCCGTCCGAGGAAATGCTCGTGCTTTGCGCTCCGTCCTCCGCCTCGCTGGCTGCCGCGCGGATGGGCTGGGCGTTGCAGGACTGCACGCTATTGTCGCTGGTGGCGCGTCCATTGGCCGCACTCAACGCCCAGGTCCATGAAGGCGCGAAGTTGCTGATCCTCAGCAATGACGGCAGCAGCCCGGCGGCGATTGCCGCGCTGCTGCGCGAGCGGGGGTTCGGTGCAAGCCGCCTCAGCGTGCTGGAACACCTGGGTGGCGAGGCGGAGCGACGCATCGACGGGCTCGCCAGCGACTGGTCGCAGGGCGAAGCCGCTGCGCTGAATCTGGTGGCTGTGCAGTGCGTCGCCGGCATGGACGCGGTTCGCCTGCCATTGACCACCGGCCTGCCGGACGACGCCTACCGCCATGACGGCCAACTGACCAAGCGCGACGTGCGCGCTGTGACTCTGGCGCGGCTGGCGCCGAAGCCCGGCGAGCTGCTCTGGGACGTAGGCGCCGGTTGCGGCTCCATCGGCATCGAATGGATGCGAGCGCATCCGAGCTGCCGCACGCTGGCCATCGAAGCCAACGAAGGTCGCCAGGAACACATCCGCTTCAACCGCGATGCCCTCGGCGTACCAGCGCTGCAACTGGTCTGCGGCGCCGCGCCGGAGGCGCTGCTGGGGCTGGAGCGGCCGGATGCGATCTTCATCGGGGGCGGCGTGACCCTGGCCGGCGTGTTCGAACAGTGCTGGGAGCAGCTCAAGCCCGGCGGCCGCCTGGTGGCCAATGCCGTCACCCTGCAGAGCGAATCCATGCTGCTGAGCTGGCGCGCGCGCATCGGCGGCGAGCTGACTCGCCTGTCGGTGTCCCAGGCCCAGCCGCTGGGTGGCTTCGATACCTGGCGTGCGGCGCTGCCAATCACCCTGCTGGAAGTCTGGAAGGAATGA
- a CDS encoding glutathione S-transferase family protein, translating into MLRILGRASSINVRKVLWTCAELNLPYEREDWGSGFRSTASAEFIALNPNAMVPVLVDGDFVLWESNAICSYLASQYPLDELLPDSPRERALVEQWMGWQATELNNAWRYVFMARVRNSPSHTDESAIALSEAQWNHCMSLLDRQLERTGAFVTGACFSLADVVVGLSVNRWYLTPMQRPELPAVAAYYERLSERPGFLLHGRNGEP; encoded by the coding sequence ATGCTGCGAATCCTCGGCCGCGCTTCATCGATCAACGTGCGCAAGGTGCTCTGGACCTGCGCCGAACTGAACCTGCCGTACGAACGGGAGGACTGGGGCTCGGGCTTTCGCTCCACGGCTTCGGCGGAGTTCATCGCGCTCAACCCCAATGCCATGGTGCCGGTGCTTGTCGACGGCGACTTCGTGCTCTGGGAGTCCAACGCCATCTGCAGTTATCTCGCCAGCCAGTATCCGCTCGATGAACTGCTGCCCGACTCGCCCCGCGAGCGCGCGCTGGTAGAGCAATGGATGGGTTGGCAGGCCACCGAGCTGAACAATGCCTGGCGCTATGTGTTCATGGCCCGTGTGCGCAACAGCCCCAGCCATACCGACGAGTCCGCCATCGCCCTGAGCGAGGCGCAGTGGAATCACTGCATGTCCCTGCTGGACCGGCAGCTGGAACGCACCGGTGCCTTCGTCACCGGCGCCTGTTTCAGCCTCGCCGATGTCGTGGTCGGCCTGTCGGTAAACCGTTGGTACCTGACGCCCATGCAGCGCCCGGAACTGCCGGCCGTGGCGGCCTACTACGAACGGCTGAGCGAGCGGCCGGGGTTTCTGTTGCATGGGCGCAATGGGGAGCCGTGA